The genomic DNA TAGTGGGTCAGTTCTGTGAAGAGACATGTACTTGATGACCATGGTGTGGTGGGTGCTGTCTGGCTCTCCGCTGGGATTGGCTGACGTGATAGCAAGGGGTCCGGTGATGTCACATAGGTGGCCCGTCACCGTGTGGTTAGGGACGCGGATCATGATGCTATCCTTGGTGCCAACACGGTCATAAGCTGGCCCCACTCCTACACAGGATAAATTAAAACTGAGGTGAATACTGATAATTCATATTAATGAACTGAAAAAAGTTGTGAACTGAATCCAGTAACATTTAAACTGAACAGTTTACCTAGTGTGAACAGCCAGTCTCCTTTGCTGACGATGCAGCTGATGCCGCCTGGATACACATTCCTCATAAACTCCCAGAGCAGAGGGCTGAAGGGAGGCTTGGCTGCCACCAGCTGCTCCACGTTAGAGATGCAAATGCAGATGGGCTTCTCTGCTGGTCTGTCCTGGACGAGGTCACAGATAACAGGTTGATGaagacaaaatgttgaaattggATGAAATTGTCTGTGTTATATTAAACTTCAAAACCAGCATGTTTTTCATtcttactttaatattatagaTGTTCTCTATAGCTTGAGGATTCTTGCAGGAGGCAGCCAGGGCATACACAGTGTCTGTGGGAATACCACACACTCCTCCTTCTTTCAGGAGGCCAGCGATCTTCAGGAGACCACTGGTGAGTCGGGAATTAGCCACGGGACAGGGAAGCTCCGGAGCAGATTCCTGCTTCACTTTCTCCTGAGACAGGCCACAGAGGGAgggacattttaaagaaaaaaattaacagGATCAAATATGACAGACCACTGTAGAATTAGCAGAAGAATGCAAAAATAGTGTTTTAATTGGTTACCTTTCTTAAGGGAGGGCCCATAGGTAGCAGTCTTTGTGAGAAGATACAGTTCACCAGTGATGCCAGAGCTCCATATATACAAATTATTGAAAGTAGTGCAAGCATGGCAACTGTAAAGAAAATGTCAGAATGTTTCAATATATCGAGTTTTTACTGATATGCTTTTCATTTTcgtttatttctattttaaaacataaatgtgaTCAGAATGAGGCTTTGTCCATACTTACTTTCTAGCTCATAAGGCAGTCGCTGCAGAGTGGAAAGCAGGAAACACACCAGAACAACCTCCATGACTGCTGTTAGAAACAGCAAAACCAGGTTCCTGTTGGCAGCTGACATAGACAAAGGAAGGATCAAATCAAGCTCAAAAACAAACTAATTAATTAAGTCTTCTGTTAAAAGATCCTGTTGACCTTACCAATCAGCATAAGGAAAGCATTAATGACCAAGAGAGCAATGGCTCCGGCTGTAAAACCATAACTTTCCTCTGTGGAAAGCTGAAGCATGTCacctagaaaaaaaaacttgggatCAGAATGTTGTGTAAATCAATGAGAACATGTCTTCTTTTTAATACATGTTTGTTCCGACATACTGTACCTGCAAACCTAAACCAGGTCCAGGTTGCCCATACTGCTACATAGATGGATGAGAtgactgaaccaaaacggccACCTTCAGTGATTTGCAGTCGGCTGACATAGACCTGGATGATGGCTCCAGAGATGAGGACCCAAGGGATAGTCAGATGAAGAAAGGTAGGATTCGTTCTGGATGAACTTGCATGAAGAGCTGAGAGAGCTGCAACCCCATTTGAAAGGTAGAACAGGGTGTCTGAACCCTGGTCAGTTTGGGGTAGGGGCTCTGGGTCCCCCTGCTCGGCCCTGCAGCACTTCAAAGCCTTCTTCAACTGGTCAGAGGAGATGGGCTGTGGTCCTACAGGGATTAGAGACTTCTCTGCTATGGTGTTGATGAGACGCGAGAAAGTGCCATACAGGGAGGCTGCGGTGAACAGGCAGCAGGCCACACCAAAGAAGATGTAGTATCCCTGGAGAGGAATCTGGGGGATTGTTGAGAGCGTAAGCAGGAGAAACAACATGTTGTGGATCAGCTCTAGGACATCTGTGTTC from Perca fluviatilis chromosome 10, GENO_Pfluv_1.0, whole genome shotgun sequence includes the following:
- the LOC120566359 gene encoding uncharacterized protein LOC120566359, yielding MPHQMMNNLSLSTNMMSNMSLNATTEIPVSHLLLSIKESAIAGLVPYILLSFLLAFCSATVNYIMPFVFGAITATLVFEAVGLVASSWALVVSGVLELLILIFAIYGSAALLVKGLTQRLVLKGFGTPLFNVLLLGTPNSASAQSIGQEKKKNTKYAEPMALGFFCDTVASFIFAFYSFGYTKSFGLGAAWVSIITVAQLFSSYYAHLRQDCYHTTKFGLHATYWLIKAWDEFVVSALVGVDINVASGRVTMVGNWFFVMAGVVLCVGSLNTDVLELIHNMLFLLLTLSTIPQIPLQGYYIFFGVACCLFTAASLYGTFSRLINTIAEKSLIPVGPQPISSDQLKKALKCCRAEQGDPEPLPQTDQGSDTLFYLSNGVAALSALHASSSRTNPTFLHLTIPWVLISGAIIQVYVSRLQITEGGRFGSVISSIYVAVWATWTWFRFAGDMLQLSTEESYGFTAGAIALLVINAFLMLIAANRNLVLLFLTAVMEVVLVCFLLSTLQRLPYELEIAMLALLSIICIYGALASLVNCIFSQRLLPMGPPLRKEKVKQESAPELPCPVANSRLTSGLLKIAGLLKEGGVCGIPTDTVYALAASCKNPQAIENIYNIKDRPAEKPICICISNVEQLVAAKPPFSPLLWEFMRNVYPGGISCIVSKGDWLFTLGVGPAYDRVGTKDSIMIRVPNHTVTGHLCDITGPLAITSANPSGEPDSTHHTMVINRLGHKIQGVLCDGDSNEVVASTVVNCLKIDEGTITIVREGCVPAVKVRQIFDRVKNAMV